Proteins encoded by one window of Ictidomys tridecemlineatus isolate mIctTri1 chromosome 7, mIctTri1.hap1, whole genome shotgun sequence:
- the Znf142 gene encoding zinc finger protein 142 translates to MDGLCPELLLIPPPLSDRGILGPVQSTCPSGDTAPLPADPDCLLVEATANEEGPGNMEIIVETVAGTLSTGAPEETPGVLVKVVEVYFCERCEQSFAEPTLLSLHQCSETHIQSVQGLSSPPGSVELPSNNLTLHGPLQGQSLTDSPLSCPVCRQEFAQPQALKNHFKIHRATPDTFSCPESGCVFSAEDRKGLQHHLRQNHRAVPVPCSFRGCSLLFGSHQGMELHRQTHYPFHCNHCSFIGSNIKLFRQHQRSHGAVTQGELSAVQGLPSQELPPAPKLLPGEGEPSEEADTTVPGQVSAEEEEVEEEESGTQKVSQKALDNDQGAQQFEGNVTSSTECLFKTHMCPECKRCFKKRTHLVEHLHLHFPDPTLQCPNCQKFFTSKSKLKTHLLRELGEKAHRCPLCQYSAVERNALNRHMASMHEDISNFYSDTYVCPVCREEFRLSQALKEHLKSHTVAAAAEPLPLPCFQEGCSYAAPDRKTFVKHLKETHGVRAVECRHHSCPMLFATAEAMEAHHKSHYAFHCPHCDFACSNKHLFRKHKKQGHPGSEELRCTFCPFATFNPVAYQDHVGKMHAHEKIHQCPECNFATAHKRVLIRHMLLHTGEKPHKCELCDFTCRDVSYLSKHMLTHSNTKDYMCTECGYVTKWKHYLSVHMRKHAGDLRYQCNQCSYRCHRADQLSSHKLRHQGKSLMCEVCAFACKRKYELQKHMASQHHPGTPAPLYPCRYCNYQSRHKQALLSHENCKHTRLREFHCALCDYRTFSNTTLFFHKRKAHGYVPGDQVWQLRDTSQEPGARQSLTPPPVSEHSSQLSAQPEGPGHKPDVDPTLDQALPETSEEVITQRQDGSEASHGNDLVGSSSPAEVEEGSCTLHLEALGVELEPVSEPSLEELTETAPVEFRPLDASVPLGLEGPVLSSFESVGTPGLGAEEEPILEKPESESLRNPSSSEEAPNSWVGTFKVTAPAETAPLPQLPETESLLKALRKQDKEQAEALVLEGRVQMVVIQGEGRAFRCPHCPFITRREKALNLHSRTGCQARREPLLCPECGTSFKQQRGLSTHLLKKCPVLLKKNKGLPRADTPIPLHPQLPGTEASEDAKGGKPPPVPLEVELLLSKDAPSEVPRETEVEEPLTTPSISSAPPIGNSSPTETPEKFYFEQGKFHCNSCMFLCSRLSSITSHVAEGCRGGRGRGGKRGLPQTQPSLSLQNNENSAPLSNRNTQSSPSNGDTTLTQKQKGALFSCPTCPFRCQQERALRTHQTKGCPLGMSGELHCGLCPFIAPAAAALRLHQKRRHPTTISTRGPRPPLQCGDCGFTCKQNRCLQQHRQLKHEGVKPHQCPFCDFSTTRRYRLEAHQSRHTGVGRIPCSSCPQTFGTNSKLRLHRLRVHDKTPTHFCPLCDYSGYLRHDITRHVNSCHQGTPAFACSQCEAQFSSETALKQHALRRHPEPLNPAPGSPAEATEGPLNCSRCGLLCPNLASLRGHTRKQHPRLECGACQEAFPSRPALEEHRRQQHFSHRCQLCDFAARERAGLVKHYLEQHEETSAAPAASNGDAGQPPLRCPFCDFACRHQLVLDHHVKGHGGTRLYKCTDCAYSTKNRQKITWHSRIHTGEKPYRCHLCPYACADPSRLKYHMRIHKEERKYLCPECGYKCKWVNQLKYHMTKHTGLKPYQCSECEYCTNRADALRVHRETRHREARAFMCEQCGKAFKTRFLLRTHLRKHSEAKPYVCNVCHRAFRWAAGLRHHALTHTDRHPFFCRLCSYKAKQKFQVVKHVRRHHPEQADPNQGVGKDPTTPTVHLHDVKLEDPSPPAPAAPPTGPEG, encoded by the exons ATGGATGGACTGTGCCCTGAGCTATTGCTgatccccccacctctctctgaCCGTGGAATTCTGGGACCTGTCCAGAGCACCTGTCCTTCTGGGGACACTGCACCTTTGCCTGCTGACCCAGACTGCCTGCTGGTAGAGGCCACAGCTAATGAAGAGGGCCCAGGGAACATGGAGATCATTGTGGAAACAGTAGCTGGAACCCTATCCACAGGAGCTCCTGAAGAGACCCCAG GTGTCCTGGTAAAGGTGGTGGAGGTGTACTTCTGTGAGCGCTGTGAACAGAGCTTCGCAGAGCCCACTCTGCTGTCCCTACACCAGTGCAGTGAGACCCACATACAGTCTGTGCAGGGCCTGTCTAGCCCCCCAGGCTCTGTAGAACTGCCCTCCAACAACCTCACCCTCCATGGCCCTCTGCAGGGCCAAAGCCTGACAGATAGCCCCCTATCATGTCCTGTATGTAGACAGGAGTTTGCCCAACCACAGGCCCTGAAGAACCACTTCAAGATTCACCGGGCCACTCCTGACACCTTCTCCTGCCCAGAGTCTGGCTGTGTGTTCTCTGCTGAAGATCGCAAAGGTCTGCAGCACCACCTGAGGCAGAACCACAGAGCAGTCCCTGTGCCATGTTCTTTCCGAGGCTGCTCCCTACTTTTTGGGAGCCATCAGGGCATGGAACTGCACCGGCAGACCCATTACCCTTTCCACTGCAACCATTGCAGCTTCATAGGCTCCAACATCAAACTCTTCCGGCAGCATCAGCGGAGCCATGGAGCTGTGACACAGGGAGAACTTTCTGCTGTTCAGGGCCTTCCATCCCAGGAGCTGCCACCAG CTCCCAAACTGCTTCCAGGAGAGGGAGAACCTTCAGAGGAAGCAGATACAACTGTGCCTGGGCAGGTGTCAGCTGAGGAGGaagaagtagaggaagaagaaagtgGCACCCAGAAGGTCTCTCAGAAAGCTCTGGATAATGATCAAGGGGCTCAGCAGTTTGAAG GGAATGTGACTTCTAGCACGGAATGCCTCTTCAAGACACACATGTGCCCAGAGTGCAAACGCTGCTTTAAGAAGCGGACCCATCTGGTAGAGCACCTGCATCTCCACTTCCCAGACCCCACCCTCCAGTGCCCCAACTGCCAGAAGTTCTTCACCAGTAAAAGCAAACTCAAGACCCATCTGCTGCGGGAGCTGGGCGAGAAGGCCCACCGCTGCCCACTGTGTCAGTACAGTGCAGTGGAGAGAAATGCACTCAACCGCCACatggctagcatgcatgaggataTTTCTAACTTCTACTCAGACACCTATGTCTGTCCTGTCTGCCGTGAGGAATTCCGCCTCAGCCAGGCACTCAAGGAGCACCTCAAGAGCCACACAGTAGCAGCCGCAGCAGAGCCTTTACCCCTGCCCTGTTTTCAGGAGGGCTGCAGCTATGCAGCCCCTGATCGCAAGACCTTTGTAAAGCACCTGAAGGAGACCCATGGGGTGCGGGCTGTGGAGTGCCGCCATCACTCATGTCCCATGCTCTTTGCCACAGCTGAAGCCATGGAGGCCCATCACAAGAGCCACTATGCTTTCCACTGTCCCCACTGTGACTTTGCCTGTTCTAACAAGCACTTGTTCCGCAAACACAAGAAGCAAGGCCACCCTGGCAGCGAAGAACTTCGCTGTACCTTCTGTCCCTTTGCCACCTTTAACCCAGTGGCCTACCAGGACCATGTAGGCAAGATGCATGCTCATGAGAAAATTCACCAGTGCCCTGAGTGCAACTTTGCCACTGCCCACAAGAGGGTGCTCATCCGACATATGCTGCTGCATACTG GTGAGAAACCTCACAAGTGTGAGCTGTGTGACTTCACCTGTCGAGATGTAAGCTACCTATCTAAGCACATGCTCACCCACTCCAACACCAAGGATTACATGTGCACTGAATGCGGTTATGTCACCAAGTGGAAGCACTACCTCAGCGTGCACATGCGAAAACATGCCGGGGACCTCag ATACCAGTGCAACCAGTGCTCTTATCGCTGCCATCGGGCTGATCAGCTGAGCAGCCACAAGCTGAGGCACCAGGGCAAGTCCCTGATGTGTGAGGTATGTGCCTTTGCCTGCAAGCGAAAGTATGAATTGCAGAAGCATATGGCTTCCCAGCACCACCCTGGCACACCAGCCCCACTCTACCCCTGCCGCTACTGCAACTACCAGAGCCGCCACAAGCAGGCCCTGCTGAGCCATGAGAACTGCAAGCACACCCGTCTCCGTGAGTTCCACTGTGCCCTCTGTGACTACCGTACCTTCAGCAACACCACACTTTTCTTCCACAAGCGCAAGGCCCATGGCTATGTGCCTGGAGACCAGGTCTGGCAGCTCCGTGATACCAGCCAAGAGCCTGGAGCAAGGCAGTCACTGACACCACCACCAGTCTCAGAGCATTCAAGCCAGCTATCTGCCCAGCCTGAGGGACCAGGCCACAAGCCTGACGTGGATCCCACCTTGGATCAGGCTCTGCCAGAGACAAGTGAGGAGGTCATCACTCAGAGACAGGATGGCAGTGAGGCTTCCCATGGGAATGACCTGGTTGGCAGCTCTAGCCCAGCAGAAGTGGAGGAGGGCAGCTGCACGCTACACTTAGAGGCCCTGGGAGTAGAGCTGGAACCTGTGTCTGAGCCATCTCTTGAGGAACTCACTGAAACAGCCCCTGTGGAGTTCAGGCCCCTGGATGCCTCAGTGCCCCTAGGACTGGAAGGACCTGTGCTGTCCAGCTTTGAAAGTGTTGGAACTCCTGGCTTGGGTGCTGAAGAAGAGCCCATTCTGGAGAAACCAGAGTCTGAGTCCCTCAGAAATCCTTCATCCTCAGAGGAGGCCCCTAATAGCTGGGTGGGAACCTTCAAAGTAACTGCACCTGCTGAGACGGCACCTTTGCCTCAGTTGCCCGAGACAGAGTCATTACTGAAGGCCCTACGGAAACAGGACAAAGAGCAAGCAGAGGCCCTAGTACTGGAGGGGCGCGTGCAGATGGTAGTGATCCAGGGAGAGGGGCGAGCCTTCCGCTGCCCACACTGCCCTTTTATCACTCGCCGGGAGAAGGCTTTGAACCTGCACTCCAGAACAGGATGCCAGGCCCGCCGAGAGCCCCTACTATGCCCTGAATGTGGGACAAGCTTTAAGCAACAACGTGGACTCAGCACCCACCTGCTGAAGAAGTGCCCTGTTTTGCTTAAGAAGAACAAGGGCTTGCCTAGAGCAGACACTCCCATCCCCCTGCATCCTCAGCTCCCAGGCACCGAGGCCTCAGAGGATGCCAAAGGTGGGAAGCCCCCACCTGTACCATTAGAAGTAGAGCTGTTGCTTTCAAAAGATGCTCCTTCTGAAGTTCCCAGGGAGACGGAAGTAGAGGAGCCTCTCACCACACCCTCTATTTCCTCAGCCCCTCCTATAGGGAACTCCTCACCCACAGAGACCCCAGAGAAGTTCTACTTTGAGCAGGGCAAATTTCACTGCAACTCATGCATGTTCCTTTGTTCTCGACTCTCCTCTATTACCTCTCATGTGGCTGAAGGCTGCCGAGGGGGACGTGGCCGGGGAGGAAAGCGAGGTTTGCCTCAAACTCAGCCTTCTCTTTCCCTGCAGAACAATGAGAATTCTGCTCCCCTGAGTAATAGGAATACACAGTCCAGCCCTAGTAATGGGGACACAACTCTGACTCAGAAGCAGAAGGGGGCCCTCTTCTCCTGCCCCACATGTCCTTTTCGCTGCCAGCAGGAACGGGCCCTAAGGACTCATCAGACTAAGGGCTGCCCCCTTGGGATGTCTGGAGAGCTGCACTGTGGCCTCTGTCCATTCattgctcctgctgctgctgccctgaGACTCCACCAGAAACGGAGACACCCTACTACAATCTCAACCCGTGGCCCCCGGCCTCCCCTGCAGTGTGGGGACTGTGGTTTCACCTGTAAACAGAATCGGTGCCTGCAGCAGCATCGGCAACTCAAGCATGAAGGGGTGAAGCCACACCAGTGTCCCTTCTGTGACTTTTCTACCACCAGACGGTACCGATTAGAGGCTCACCAGTCCAGACACACAGGTGTTGGCCGTATCCCCTGCAGCTCCTGCCCTCAGACATTTGGTACCAACTCGAAACTACGCCTGCACCGGTTAAGGGTTCATGACAAAACACCCACCCACTTCTGTCCACTCTGTGACTATAGTGGCTATCTTCGCCATGACATAACTCGCCATGTCAACAGCTGCCACCAGGGCACCCCAGCCTTTGCCTGCTCCCAGTGTGAGGCCCAATTCAGCTCAGAGACAGCACTTAAGCAGCATGCTCTGCGCCGACACCCTGAGCCCCTAAACCCTGCCCCTGGCTCTCCTGCAGAGGCCACTGAGGGGCCCCTAAACTGCTCCCGCTGTGGCCTGCTGTGCCCCAACCTCGCAAGCCTGCGGGGACATACCCGTAAGCAGCACCCAAGGCTGGAATGTGGGGCCTGCCAGGAGGCCTTCCCTAGCCGGCCAGCCCTGGAAGAGCACCGGAGGCAGCAGCATTTCAGCCACCGCTGCCAACTCTGTGACTTTGCTGCCCGGGAGCGAGCAGGTCTGGTGAAGCACTACCTAGAACAGCATGAAGAGACTTCAGCTGCACCAGCAGCCTCGAACGGGGATGCTGGCCAGCCCCCTCTGCGCTGCCCCTTTTGTGACTTTGCATGTCGCCATCAGCTCGTGCTAGATCACCATGTGAAAGGGCATGGGGGCACTCGGCTCTACAAGTGTACTGACTGTGCTTATAGCACCAAGAACCGGCAGAAGATCACATGGCACAGCCGCATCCACACTGGGGAAAAGCCTTACCGCTGTCACCTCTGCCCGTATGCCTGTGCTGACCCCTCTCGCCTCAAG TACCATATGCGGATACACAAGGAGGAACGGAAGTACCTGTGTCCTGAATGTGGCTACAAGTGCAAGTGGGTCAACCAGCTCAAGTATCACATGACCAAGCACACAG GACTGAAGCCATACCAGTGTTCTGAGTGTGAGTACTGCACCAACCGGGCTGACGCACTGCGTGTGCACCGGGAGACACGGCATCGAGAAGCACGGGCTTTCATGTGTGAGCAGTGTGGCAAGGCCTTCAAGACGCGCTTCTTGCTGCGCACCCACCTTCGCAAGCACAGTGAGGCCAAACCCTACGTGTGCAATGTGTGCCACCGTGCTTTCCGCTGGGCTGCTGGCCTGCGCCATCACGCCCTTACCCACACAGACCGCCACCCCTTCTTCTGCCGCCTCTGCAGCTACAAGGCCAAGCAGAAATTCCAGGTGGTCAAGCACGTGCGCAGGCACCACCCTGAGCAGGCTGACCCAAACCAGGGTGTGGGCAAAGACCCCACCACCCCCACAGTGCACCTACATGATGTAAAGCTGGAGGATCCCAGCCCTCCagctcctgctgctcctcccaCTGGACCTGAGGGCTGA